One Helicobacter suis HS1 genomic window, AAACTAACAAAGCAATATGGGATTTTTCAAGGACTTTTCGTGTGCGATCAAGGGCAAATTTCTCCAAGCCTTCCACTTTGCTTCTTTGGCGCAAGCCCGCTGTATCTACAAAACAAATTTCTTGATTATGATGAGAAATGCTTTGATCAACCGGATCAATGGTAGTACCCGGAATCTCAGAGACTAAGGCGCGTTCTTGCTCTATCAGGGCATTTAAAAGAGAGCTTTTACCCACATTAACTCGCCCGATGATTCCTACTTGGATAGCAGGATTAGTACTTAAATGAATTGGCGATTCTAAGGGTTTTAGATGAAAATATTTTAAAATGGCATTTGTAAGCGTGTTTAGACCTTTATTATGGCTAACAGAGATAAAAAACATCTCTTTAATGCCCAAACTAGCAAATTCATAACCCGCTAACTCTTCTACTTGGTTATCTAGTTTATTAACAAGTAAAAAACATGCCCGTTTTTGTTTTTGTATCTCAAGTAGGTATTTTTTATCCTCATCTTGTGGGGGGATTTTGCCATCTACAACATAGAGAATTAAATCGCTAGCTTTAATCGCTTCTAAATTAAAAGATTGAATCTGTTCTCCAAAAATACTATCTGCATCAAACCCGCCTGTATCCCAAAGCTCCACCCCATGGCCTGCTAGTAAAAAAGTTTGCTTTTTAATATCCCGGGTTGTACCGGCAATATCAAAGGTGATTGCGCTACGGCTTCTAAGCAGGCAATTAAATAAAGAGCTTTTACCTACATTTGGCTTGCCCAAAATAGCAATTTTAAGCATGTAAGCTCCTTTAGTTTTTGGATACAAAATACCACAACCAACCTAACCCCCTCTAAATTTAAGACATATTAATTTATTATAAGCCCTGAATTATAAGCTTTAAAACTTAAAGAAGGGTCTTTAATGGATAAGTTTAGGGTGCGGGGTGTATATGGGCTATTTGTGTGTTTCATGGCTATCTGGCTTTTTTTAGGATGCGGACACCCCCGCGATATAGTACCTATCTACAATTTCAATTATAAGGAAGATATTACTAATACGGTAAATCACAACCATCTGCAAACAGCCCGTCAATCTAGCCAACAGGTTACACAACACATCAAAGTTAAAGGGGACGATCTAAAAAAAGTGGTTTTTCTCCAAGAAAATTACTACCCTCTTAGGCAAAACGAGGTGGGGGTAGAAGAATCGCATGGTAAATTATTCTTAACCACCCATTCCTTGGAACTACAAAAATTCATGCAAGGGGAGGTGTTTTTAACCAAACAACAAACCCAGACTTTTACGCTTAATAACACCTCAACACAAATCACCAATATTGAAGGCCGTCTTAATACCTATCAGTATTCCCAAAAAGATCAAAAAAATCACAGCATTAACACCGCTTACCAGCGCTATGCTTTAAAACAAAAAACCCCTACCCGGTTTGAAATTGATATTGATAAAATCCCCTACCAATTTGACACCCAAAACTGCCGCATTGTGATTAGAAAACAACTCATTGATACCTTTAGCCATAGTAAAGAAGTCATGATTAATTTAGATTTTAAGCGAGAACTACGCAATAAAGCAAGCTTTGACCTCTTTTTAGAATGCCCAAGATAGTGGCGACCCCTGAAAGATTTGAACTTCCGTTTCCACCTTGAAAGAGTGGTATCCTTGGCCACTAGATGAAGGGGTCTAAGTGTAAAAATAGCTAGGGAAGAGTGGCGGAACGGACGGGACTTGAACCCGCGACCCCCTGCGTGACAGGCAGGTATTCTAACCAGCTGAACTACCGCTCCAATGGTGGTCGCTATAAGACTCGAACTTATGACATCCACCTTGTAAGGGTGGCGCTCTACCAACTGAGCTAAGCGACCTTTGTGGTGACTCCTAGGGGATTTGAACCCCTGTAACCACCGTGAAAGGGTGGTATCCTAACCTCTAGATGAAGGAGCCTTGGTGACCCGTGCTGGATTCGAACCAGCGGCCCATTCCTTAAAAGGGAATTGCTCTACCTGCTGAGCTAACGGGTCTTCTCACAAACAAAAAGCCAATTTTAACATTTTTTAAAAGTGTTTGTCAAGCTCTCAAAAAAGTAAGGGGGCGGTAGTTTGCATCGTAGGCGCTTGGGATTCTTTGGTGGTGTAATAGGTTTCTCCATTGATTGTTTGTTTGATCACATCTTCTGGGATTTCAAAATGCCGTTTGAGAGCGGGATTGAGTTTGAGGGCTTTTTTCATAAAATCAGCAAAAACAGGAGCAGCCACCGCGCCACCTGCCATGCCATGTCCAATACTGGTATTATCATCTCTCCCATACCAAATAATGGCCTGTAAACTGGGGCTAAACCCACAAAACCACGCGTCTACATAGTTATTAGAAGTCCCTGTTTTACCCGCTATTTCTAACCCGGGAACTTGGGCTTGTCTGCCTGTTCCATTTTCTACGACATTTTCAAGAACAGAGAGAGTGAGAAAAGCCTGTGCTTTAGATAGAACGGTTTTAGGGGCTGGGATTTTAAGAGGTTTGTCATGCCCTTTGGCATCAACAATGCTTTCAATTAAAATAGGTTCAAGGATATTTCCATAATTAGAAAAAAGCGAATATTGCATGCTTGCCTCTAGTGGGGAAATTCCAAAACTACCCAAAGCAATGGACATATTTTTGGGTAGGTTTTCAAATCCAAAGGCGCTTAAATCTCTATAGATCGTATCAAAACCCACATAATCTACTAAATTAAGCGTGGCTAGATTGAGTGAGTGGGTGAGCGCACTTTTAAGGGTTACAAGGCCATTAAATTTATGGTTATCATTTTTAGGACGCCAGTGGCGTTGTCTGGAGGTGGTACTATCGTTATTAAAACTGCGGGCTACATCTGGAATTAAGGACGCGCTAGATAACCCATTATTAAAAGCAATTTGATAAATAAAGGGCTTAACAGCGCTACCAAATTGCCGCTTGGTTTGGGTAGCGCGGTTAAAGGCGCTTTTTTGGTGATCTATTCCGCCTACTAATGCTAGAACATGCCCGCTTTTAGTCTCTGTTACCACCATCGCCCCATTTAGCGTACTATCTGCACTCTCATGGAGTTTATGACTGACATTCTCATAGCCTAATCGCAAGGAATCTTGGGCCATTTTTTGATAATCCAGATTGATATAAAGTTTAATGGTGTATCCACCCGTTTTTAAATCTGGCAAGAAAGCTAAAGTACGCACCACTTCATCTACCACATAGGGGGCAACATTTTGGGTTAGAGTTGTGTTATAAACCTTAGGCACTTCATTTAATGCCAAGTACATCTCATCATCTGTAATCCAACCCAAATCATGCATGCGCTTAATAATGCTATTAGCCCTAGCTAGTGAAAAATCTAGCCGTTTAGTTGGATCATAAAATGAGGGGGCGCGTGGGAGGGCTACTAACATTGCCATTTCTTTTAAAGTCAAAAGCGCTAGAGGTTTTTTAAAATAGCCCAAACTTGCCGTTTTGATCCCATAAAACCCATGCCCAAAAAAAGTTTGGTTAAAGTAGCGCTCTAAAATCTGCTCTTTACTCAACACTTGCTCTAGTTTGACAGATAAAATCATTTCTTTAATCTTGCGATCTAGAGTCTTCGTCCGTGTTAAAAGCATGTTTTTAACTAGCTGCTGGGTGAGTGTGCTACCCCCTTCGGCGTATTTTTGGTTGCGTAAATTTTTTAAAAAAGCGCGTAAAATCGCATCTAAATTCACCCCGCCATGTTCAAAAAATAGCGTGTCTTCTACCGCTAAAAGAGCCTCCACCATTCTAGGGGGAATCTCAGAAAAAGGCGCGTAAATGCGAAATTCCTTATCGTATAAATTCGCAATAAGCCGTCCTCTGCTATCTACAATTTTAGTGATCACATTTGGTTTATAATCCACCACCTTTTGCACATCAATAGAGGCCTGCATCCACAAATACAGCAGATACACCCAATTATTCTGTGTGTCTTGTTTGAAAGTTTCTAAAGACGCGTTGATCTCCTCCACACTCTGGCTTTGCATTTTAATCGATTCAGAAGCATCAGCAATACTTTGCAATAAAACATTAATATTAGCCTCAATTTCTCCTAAGGGTATGAGCGATGTTTAAATTATTCTGTGTGTCTTGTTTGAAAGTTTCTAAAGACGCGTTGATCTCCTCCACACTCTGGCTTTGCATTTTAATCGATTCAGAAGCAATAAATTGGTTTGATCGGCAATATCTTTAATAATTTCTACAATATCTCTAATATCTTGCCCTTGTGCAATCATTCCCTCACTCTTTTGGCTAATACTAGCAATGCCCTCTGTAATGGCCTCTATAGATTTAGAAGTTTGTATCAAGTTCTTATTTTGCTGGTTAGCGCTATTGGTTAAATTATCCACACAGGTTTTTAGACCCTGTGATTCTTGAGTAAGCGCGCTAGCAAAGTCTAAAGAAGTACGCAACATTCTTTTAATTTCTGCCCCTAAATCATCAACAGCTTTTTCCATATCCCCAGAAGGATTAGCAATGCCTTGTGTAAAGTCTAAAGCTTTATAGCGCTCAAAGGCTTGGTTGATCACTTGCATATGTGAGCCAATGTGTTGTTGGAGATAGGTGATCACATCGTTAAAAAGTTCTTTAAGTTGTAATAAGCTTGGGTTATTAGGGATAGCTGCGATCTTTTGGGTAAAATCCCCCTCTTTAATGTGGCGCACAACATTTAACATATCCTCAATCGTTGTATTATCGGCTTTGGTATTTTCATGGATTCTTAAAACATTTGTATTAATAGATTGTTGCATGCGTCCAATTTCATCAAGCACATTTGTCTTAACGATATGGACATCACCGCCCTTTTTAGGATCATTTAGCAATCTAAAAAACCCATCTAGAGTAGTAGAGACCACCACAATACGATTACCCACTAAATAACGCACCAGTAAATACACAGCAACGATTAAAATAAGCAGTACAACACTGCCGGCAATTAAAATTAACTTCTGTAATTCATAAGCGACGGCAAAAACTTCATCTCTACTGACAAATCTAGCCAAAGCCCAATTAAATTTAAAACTACCCGAATCCACTTTGTCAAAAATATCAAAGGCTTTAACAAATAAAAAGCTATCTTTATTGGTGCGCAAGGCATGGTAATTTACCACCCCTGAATAACCTTCTCGTGTCAAACCAACTACTTTTTTTGCCGAAGGGTCGGGATTAACCTCGTTTAAAAGTTTACCCTGAAGTTTTCCATCATAGACTAGCAATAAATACCCATTCTCTTGCATCAAAAAGGTATCTTGTTGCTTACGCAAAACCATTTCACTAAAACTATCAATACTCACAAAGGCAACGATCACACCCACTACCTCAGCGTTGCCATTTTGTACTTTCTTTAAAGGTATGCCAAAATCAAAGCCAAAAATCTTTTCACCATCAATATCTTTAAAATAGGGTCTACTTTTTTGCAAGCTATGGCTTTGTGCCACCCTGTGGTAAATGTCTGGGTTATAACAATTATTAGTTTTTAAAATTTCAATAGATTTTCCTATGCGGTGTGCCATGTAAAAATCATGAGGACTCTTAAAAGAAATAACGCTAACAATTTTGACATGGTGCTCGTCGTTTAAAAATCGTCTCATTAATTTATCCCGTTCTTTTTCATTATGGGCTAAATCAATGGAGGCTAAATCCATATCCAAATTTTTAAGCGCAACAAACATTCTATTGATATTGCGCTGTAAACGCGATGCGCCCTCTTCAATTTCAGAACTTAAAACTTCAATGGTATTCACCCTTGTTGTATTGCGTACTTTATTACTAACAATGAAGCCTAAAATTGCAATCCCTAGCACCACAATAAAACACACACTCATAACAATTTTTGTACTAATCCTTAGTTTAGAAAGCAGTGCATTCATTTAGATGATCCTGTTAGAAATCTTTTTTCAAGATTTCTTCTACTTTTAAGATAGAAACCAATTTATCCTCTCGCTTGCCAATACCATAGATGAGTTGGTTATTTTCTAAAAGGGTCTCGGGTACGGGATCAATATCTGATTGTTTAATGCGAATTGCCTCTGTTAAGCGATCAATATAAAACCCGGCAATTTGATCATTATGGCGCACCACTAGATAACGCATGTCTTTATTGAGTTTTTCAGGGGGCAATCCAAATTTAAGCCGTAAACTAATTAGAGGGAAAACATTACCCCGCAAATTAAACACGCCTAGTACATAACCGGGGGTTTCAGGTACGCGTGTATAACCAATGGGTTTGACAATTTCTAAAATATTCAAAATGGGGATCGCATATTCCTCATTACCAATAATAAAACCGATGAATTGTAATATTTCCTCGTTTTCCTCCGGTTTTTCCTCTTTATCCCCTTTCTTTTGCTTTTCAAACAGCTCTTTTAATGCCATTGTATCTTGCTGCATGTACTCTCCTTAATCCTCTAGTTTAATGCTTCGTTTAACCACATTGGCTAAATATTCCGGGCTATAAGGCTTAGTGATGTATTCAGTCATGCCACTTTCCACCCCACGGATTCGATCGGTTTTAGTAACCCTAGAAGTTACGGCAATGAGGGGTAAGTTTTTGTATTTATTGTATTTGCGCACCTCAGAGGCAAAGGTATAACCGTCCATCTTAGGCATTTCAATATCTACTAGCACGGCGTCTGGAACTTTATCAGCATTTTTAACCATTTCTAGCCCCTCTAATCCATTGGTTGCCTCTAATACAGTAACCCCTAGAGGTTTAAGAGATTTGCGCATCATCGCCCGGTCAGTACTGCTATCATCAATAGCCAAAACTATATAATCACTAGGCGCGTTTTTAGCGTTAGAGTTTTGGGCTTGATCAATGAGGCTATTGACATTGACTTTCACATTTTTAGCCATTTCCATCATCGTGCCCACATCTACGATTAAAGTAATTTTGCCATCACCACGCACCGTCGCCCCCGCAATGCCTTTAGTGCTTTTTAAATAATAGCCTAAAGATTTGATCACCACTTCCTCTTGGCCAATCAAATAATCCACAATCACCCCGATTTTTTGATCGGCTAGCCCGATAATCACCACATACACCTCTTTAGAGCCTTCTAAAATTGCATCTACTTTAAAAATATCAGCTAAGCGCACCAAAGAGAGCACTTCATCGCGCAAACGCAACACACTTTTACCATCTACGCTATAGATTTCATCTTGGCTAATGCGCACGGTCTCAAGCACTGAGGAGAGCGGAATAGCGTAGTATTCCTCTTGTACACCCACTAACAAGGCTTGGATAATGGCTAAAGTTAATGGAATTTTAAGTTTCTCAACCGTGCCAACACCCACTTGTGATTCTAACTCAATAATCCCATTGAGTTTTTCAATATTAGTTTTCACCACATCCATTCCCACGCCCCGCCCGGAGACATTACTCACCACCTTAGCCGTAGAAAAACCGGGTTTAAAGATGATATTAAGCGCCTCTTTATCTGTCATAGCAGCTGCATCTCTTTCGGTGATAATGCCTTTTTCTACAGCCTTTGCCTTGAGCTTTTGCGGATCCATCCCCGCCCCATCATCAGTAATTTTAATCACGATATGATTGCCCTCATTATAAGCGCTAAGTTCTACGCGCCCCGTTTCAGGCTTGCCTAACATTTTACGATCTTCGGGTTTTTCAATCCCATGGTCGCAAGAATTACGGATAATATGGATAAGCGGATCGCCAATTTCCTCTACAATGGATTTATCTAACTCTGTTTCCTCCCCGTCAATAACTAAATCAATGCTTTTACCTAGTTCGCGGCTCAAATCGCGCACCATACGCGGGAATTTATTAAACACCTTGCCAATGGGTTGCATTCTAGTTTTCATCACCGCTAGTTGTAAATCTGTTGTAACGGCTGAAATAGAAGAAACCACTTGGTTAAGCTCTTCTAAGAATTTTTCCCCGTCGTAGCGTTCCTCCACATCTCCATAAATGCGAATCAAGCGGTTTTTGCCTAGCACCAACTCCCCAATTAAATTCATGAGGTGATCAAGCCGCCCCACATCTACGCGTACCGTTTGCTCCACCCCAATGGCCACAGATTTTTCTTTAGGGCCCTTAGAAGCAGCAGGGGCAACTTTTGGAGCTGGCTCTGGTTCATTTGCTAGAGGATTATCTGTTCCCTGAGGTGCTTGTGCCATATTCTCTTGGGGGGAGTTTCTTGTGGGGGGGTCTGCGCACTTGGTTGTGCCTCTGCTTCTTGCGCTCCTGCTTCAGGCATCTTAGCTAGATCTGGCTCTGGTTCATTTGCTAGAGGATTATCTGTTCCCTGAGGTGCTTGTGCCGTACTCTCTTGGGGGGGAGTTTCTTGTGGGGGGGTCTGCGCACTTGGTTGTGCCTCTGCTTCTTGCGCTCCTGCTTCAGGGCTTTGTGCAATAGCTTGTAATTTTTTAACCACATCTGAAATATCCACCCCAGAATTAGCATCGCTACCGGTGTTGCGGATAGTTACTAGTAAAGTTTTCATCAAATCCACCGAGCGCAACACCACATCCATCACATCAGGTGTGATCTTTAACTCATTTTTGCGTGCACGGTTAAGCACATCTTCCATATTGTGGGTCAAATGGGTTAGGGTATCTAAATTAAGAAACGAACTTGAGCCCTTAATGGTATGCGCTACCCTAAAAATACGATTTAATAAGTCTGGGTCTTCAGGATTATGTTCTAACTCTACTAAATCCTGATCAAGCTGTTCATTCATCTCAAAGGCTTCTACTAAGAAGTCCTCCATGATTTCTTTCATATCATCCATTAAGCACCTCTAATTTTTTGATGTTGTATTATACTTTTTGCCCACTTAACCCAGAACCCGACTCACCTCATCTATAAAGCGATTAGCATCAAATTTAACCAAATAGCCCTTAGCCCCTAAATCTAAAGCCTTTTGGGCGCTGTAATCATCGCAAATAGAAGAGTTAAAAATCACCGGGATATTAGCAAAACGGGCGTCCTCTTGGATTTTAGAAAAGAAATGATACCCATCCATTTTAGGCATCTCCACATCAGATACGATCAATTTAAGGTGTTTGGTTAGATCCTCTTGATACTGCTCATAAAGTTTTTCTAACTTCTCTAATCCATCTTTACCATCTACGGCCTCCACCACATCAAAACCTAGTTTTAACAAAGTGTATTTAATGGCTTTCCTAGCAGTCCTACTATCATCTACAAATAAAACAGTCCCTTCAAATTTTTTAATCTGCTGCTTTTGTGATTCTTTCTTAGGTTGAGCTACATGGAGTTCTAAATCATCTAAGATACTTTCTAAATCTAAGATCAGTAAAGTCTTATCGCCCTCAACTTTAGTAATGCCTGTAATCTTATTGCCATCTACCGTGCTATGCGAGCTAAAAGTAGCCGGTTCTACATCACTCCAATCAATGCGGCGGATGCGCTTGGCTTCATGCACGACAAAACCCATCTTGACATTACTAAATTCAGTGATCACCACTACTTTTTCTACAACGCGTTTTTCATCAGGAACAATCCCAAGCCAAGTAGATAGATCAAT contains:
- a CDS encoding cell surface protein, which translates into the protein MDKFRVRGVYGLFVCFMAIWLFLGCGHPRDIVPIYNFNYKEDITNTVNHNHLQTARQSSQQVTQHIKVKGDDLKKVVFLQENYYPLRQNEVGVEESHGKLFLTTHSLELQKFMQGEVFLTKQQTQTFTLNNTSTQITNIEGRLNTYQYSQKDQKNHSINTAYQRYALKQKTPTRFEIDIDKIPYQFDTQNCRIVIRKQLIDTFSHSKEVMINLDFKRELRNKASFDLFLECPR
- a CDS encoding methyl-accepting chemotaxis protein; its protein translation is MNALLSKLRISTKIVMSVCFIVVLGIAILGFIVSNKVRNTTRVNTIEVLSSEIEEGASRLQRNINRMFVALKNLDMDLASIDLAHNEKERDKLMRRFLNDEHHVKIVSVISFKSPHDFYMAHRIGKSIEILKTNNCYNPDIYHRVAQSHSLQKSRPYFKDIDGEKIFGFDFGIPLKKVQNGNAEVVGVIVAFVSIDSFSEMVLRKQQDTFLMQENGYLLLVYDGKLQGKLLNEVNPDPSAKKVVGLTREGYSGVVNYHALRTNKDSFLFVKAFDIFDKVDSGSFKFNWALARFVSRDEVFAVAYELQKLILIAGSVVLLILIVAVYLLVRYLVGNRIVVVSTTLDGFFRLLNDPKKGGDVHIVKTNVLDEIGRMQQSINTNVLRIHENTKADNTTIEDMLNVVRHIKEGDFTQKIAAIPNNPSLLQLKELFNDVITYLQQHIGSHMQVINQAFERYKALDFTQGIANPSGDMEKAVDDLGAEIKRMLRTSLDFASALTQESQGLKTCVDNLTNSANQQNKNLIQTSKSIEAITEGIASISQKSEGMIAQGQDIRDIVEIIKDIADQTNLLLLNRLKCKARVWRRSTRL
- a CDS encoding transglycosylase domain-containing protein, with translation MQSIADASESIKMQSQSVEEINASLETFKQDTQNNWVYLLYLWMQASIDVQKVVDYKPNVITKIVDSRGRLIANLYDKEFRIYAPFSEIPPRMVEALLAVEDTLFFEHGGVNLDAILRAFLKNLRNQKYAEGGSTLTQQLVKNMLLTRTKTLDRKIKEMILSVKLEQVLSKEQILERYFNQTFFGHGFYGIKTASLGYFKKPLALLTLKEMAMLVALPRAPSFYDPTKRLDFSLARANSIIKRMHDLGWITDDEMYLALNEVPKVYNTTLTQNVAPYVVDEVVRTLAFLPDLKTGGYTIKLYINLDYQKMAQDSLRLGYENVSHKLHESADSTLNGAMVVTETKSGHVLALVGGIDHQKSAFNRATQTKRQFGSAVKPFIYQIAFNNGLSSASLIPDVARSFNNDSTTSRQRHWRPKNDNHKFNGLVTLKSALTHSLNLATLNLVDYVGFDTIYRDLSAFGFENLPKNMSIALGSFGISPLEASMQYSLFSNYGNILEPILIESIVDAKGHDKPLKIPAPKTVLSKAQAFLTLSVLENVVENGTGRQAQVPGLEIAGKTGTSNNYVDAWFCGFSPSLQAIIWYGRDDNTSIGHGMAGGAVAAPVFADFMKKALKLNPALKRHFEIPEDVIKQTINGETYYTTKESQAPTMQTTAPLLF
- a CDS encoding chemotaxis protein CheW, translating into MALKELFEKQKKGDKEEKPEENEEILQFIGFIIGNEEYAIPILNILEIVKPIGYTRVPETPGYVLGVFNLRGNVFPLISLRLKFGLPPEKLNKDMRYLVVRHNDQIAGFYIDRLTEAIRIKQSDIDPVPETLLENNQLIYGIGKREDKLVSILKVEEILKKDF
- a CDS encoding chemotaxis protein CheV, encoding MTEQSLDTALNLGEIELVDFRIFGLQGDKPYEGIYGINVSKVQEIIMMPEIFEFPTNLNYILGVFDLRSTIIPLIDLSTWLGIVPDEKRVVEKVVVITEFSNVKMGFVVHEAKRIRRIDWSDVEPATFSSHSTVDGNKITGITKVEGDKTLLILDLESILDDLELHVAQPKKESQKQQIKKFEGTVLFVDDSRTARKAIKYTLLKLGFDVVEAVDGKDGLEKLEKLYEQYQEDLTKHLKLIVSDVEMPKMDGYHFFSKIQEDARFANIPVIFNSSICDDYSAQKALDLGAKGYLVKFDANRFIDEVSRVLG
- the der gene encoding ribosome biogenesis GTPase Der — its product is MLKIAILGKPNVGKSSLFNCLLRSRSAITFDIAGTTRDIKKQTFLLAGHGVELWDTGGFDADSIFGEQIQSFNLEAIKASDLILYVVDGKIPPQDEDKKYLLEIQKQKRACFLLVNKLDNQVEELAGYEFASLGIKEMFFISVSHNKGLNTLTNAILKYFHLKPLESPIHLSTNPAIQVGIIGRVNVGKSSLLNALIEQERALVSEIPGTTIDPVDQSISHHNQEICFVDTAGLRQRSKVEGLEKFALDRTRKVLEKSHIALLVLDASTPFVELDEKIASLAGEYNLGVIVVFNKWDIKHAGFETIIEDFKHKFKFLQYAPLLTTSAISKRHILQIKDKILEVYAYFSMRISTSTLNQTIIEATEKHPLPSDHGKIVRIYYSTQFASCPPQIALVMNRPKALHFSYKRYLTNTLRAKFGFLGTPILLLARGKEETLQT